Part of the Salvelinus sp. IW2-2015 linkage group LG7, ASM291031v2, whole genome shotgun sequence genome, TCTGAAGAACACGATGAACTCATCCTGGCGAATCAGCTGGCCCTGCTCCTTTAGATTCACCTGGTGgcggagggaggagtggagaaaaATACATCCATGTTTATTCCTGAAAATCCTTGATACTGTTCATACAATAATGGGTGATCATTTCCCATGTATACGCCCACATTTACCCCCCATTTGGACAGCTGTTCATAAGTGATACATTTTGGAGATTGTGATGATTTGAATGGTAAACTTACGTCACAGTCCTGGATTGCGTCCATGGTGAGGAGGTCGTTGCCATGACGCATCTGGAAGCGGACCACGTCGGCTGCAGCCTGGagctcttccctgtctctctgaggCCCACACATCCCCAGCATGTCCTGCAGAAGCAGGCTGTACTTACTGATCCTCTGGATGGGCCTCAGGAGGTAGGAGGACAGGTCCATGTGATCCCCCAGCTCCTGCTGCTTCCTctgaggtgggaggagaggagacagaggattGGTCACAGTAGGGATGGCGAAAGCATTGATAGGAAGTGAGCATTGATCTTTGACATTGAGCATTGATGGGAGTACCTCACCTTGAAGATGTCAGGGCGATGGTGAAGGATTAAGGCATCTGATTGAGGCTTGTTCTTGCTGTAGAGAGCATAGAGGCCTAAACTGTCTCTCTACATATAGGGGGAAGAGTTTACAGTCACAACAGGAATATTAAATGTATTCAACTTCAGTAGCAAATTCAGCTAAACAACAGAGTTATAGGACTCAAGCTTAACATGTAACTCACGTGTCTCAGGAAGCAGCGAGCCACTTGTAAAGGCTCTGTCTGACAGGCATCCAGCTCTCTGAGGAAGAAATGGCCGTGGAAGTCATACAGCTTCTCCAGGTTCCCAAAGATGACTCCACGTTTGCCCCGCAGGTCTTGTGGCACGTCAGGCCTCTCCAGCAGGGGGAGGTAATGAGTCAGGATGTAACCCAGGGAGCGCACATACTCCCTCTCTGTTAACAGTAGCTCTGCCATGATCCGCTGCAGCTTCCTACAGATAAAGTTACATCAACAACACAGCCAAACACACATTTTCAGTCCTCTGGAAATAACAGAAAATGAATAATTGAAATGTACCTTTGTCAAGATAGTGCAAGCTtagagacagaaagagtagaTGAAGCAAAAGTAAAAACACATTGAGTCAATCTAAGGTGAAGGTCTTGCTCCATTAAGAACTCACATAATATTGCCAGCCTTCTCCTCTGAACTTGCCAATGATGTTGTTCCCTCACACCTCCTCACTGATGGGCTAGTATTCCTTGAAGAggtcctctctgccccctcttgGACACTACAGGATTCCTCTGAGCAGAAGCTGCCATGCCGTGAGATCTGGAACTTCTGAGCGGCCTGCAGGATCCGACAGGAGGGTTTCCCATGGGAGCAGGAAGGTGTCTGGACGCAAGACTCAGACTGACTGGACGTGGCGGTCGCACACGAGTCCTCGCTCATGGACCGGCCCAGGCCCCCGCGTTGCCACGGGAACCACTCACAGCCCACAGTGTGCGAGTGGCAGGCCTCTCTCCCTCTGGYctctctctccgctctcctaaTGGATCTGATATGGGGAGAGGCCGGCATGGTGGTGGTCTTTGACCGTTTACAAGGTCTGTTATTCTCAGGCTTGAAGTTTATATTACAGCAGGTCACAGAGTTGTTCCTGCTCTCCAAGGCCCCGTGATACCTTCCCATCATAGAGCCTGATGGGGGATTGTACCAGTGTGGTGGACCAGGTCTGGGCAGTACCAGAGCCCCATCATGATGAGTCACTGTATGAACCAAGGCCTCATCCTCACCAGCTCTAAGTTGTTCATGCCAGGGGCCTGTGTTCCGCAAGGCCCTCTCCACATCCTGCAGTCTCTCCTCTAGCTGCTGCCTGACCTCCTGACACTTTAGCCACGCTACGTTCCACACCCGCATGCCCCTGGAGCCCCTCAAAGCACACGCCTGGGCCTTCACCTCCTGGAAGAGCTCTGAGGAGAACTGGACAAAGCTCTCCTGGTACATCTGGAGTGTAGAGACATCATCCGTCTCTGGGCGTCTGACAACCTGGTCCAGGTATTGTCTGCAGTCTTTGGCCAGCTCAGTAGCCTGGAAGAAAGGCAAAATATTTATCCAAATGGAGTGGCTGTGGATCCGACTTTTCTGGAACTTTCTTCCCGACAGCTAAACGTACCGAAATGTCTGCGTATGTGTGATTCTCTACTTTACGCATAGTCTCTGCTCTACTCgtagagaacaggctactctggtGAATGGTGCTTGTTTAAAGGGAACCTTTGTGATTTTGGCAATGAgcccatttatctacttcccagAGTGAGATGAACTTGTAGATAACATGTTTTTGTCCCTGTGTCCAGCAATTAGCAATTGTACAagagctagttagcaacttccttcaaactgcaagcagagacataaaaatggtatctgtGAGATCAAATGGTCACATTTTTCTTTCATGTGGCCAAAACTCAACAGCAGGCCAAATATGTGCTTCGATTGAAACTAAACACAGGTAGGGTATGCCTCGCTCACTGTACATAATGCAAAACAACAGTGTAGACTACATCGAAACTGTAGCCTGTAactcaagaagatctaaatgcatatccccatgaaactgattgagatcaaatggttgaTATGTAGATGCTGCATGGCCGTAAAACTTAAAGAATCATCATTCACAATTAACAGTGAGAACAAGGGAGGTTCTCTACGAGTAGAGCAGAGGAAGTAGAGAATCCCACACATGGGTAGAAGCTGAGGGTAGAAGCTACGGGACCTGTAGCTGTCGGGAAGAAAGGTCCAGAAAAGTCAGATCCGCAGCCTCAGCCTATTCAAAAACCTTGAAAGAGACAACGGAGTTGACAGAAATTCAGGCTTCATCATTTCCCCCTATATCCCTACATGTCACCATCAGTATGGGTTTTATAACATGTTGTAGGTAAAATGTTTACTAAACAACGTGGAACAACAACCAATCCAGTATTCAGTATAGACACCAACCTGCTCACAGAAGTTGCACACAGTGACCATCGTCTCCAGCTCACTACAGCACTTCTCTGCCCGGGAGAGGAAGTCAGCCAGGCCAGATTTGAAGGTGCAGACCATGGTCCTGAACACCTCAGTCTCAGGGTATGGAGATGGGCCCTGGATCTTCTCTGCCTCCGTCACCAGGGCCATAGCCTTGTGCTTCTGCTCCTAATGGACAGTTACAGTAAATATCTGATTCAATTGAAACATGGACTTTCATGGGCACTTACATTTCTGCATGAAACAGTGTCACCACTTTGCGTCATTGGGTGAGTGGAGATAGACTGACTTACATTGGCTTTAGTGAGGAATGCACTGAAACTACGGAGAGTCTGCTCCACTCTTTCTCTAGAGTCCTCCACGGATTCTGCCTCCAACAACCGCCGTTCCCCTTCTGCATCAAACCATTCCCTGATctacagaagggggggggggggttactaaaTATCCTAAGTGTTTACCTAATGGATATGAAGTATGTATATTGTATGAGGAGCCTCTGAATGTACCTTAGAGAAGTGGCCCTCCATTTCTCTGAGTTGGAGCAGGTATTCAAGGTGCTCCAGGGACATGTTGGATCTGTGCACCAGCACATGGGCCTGCTCCTCTACATGGTTGTACATGCAGGTCACAGAATCCACTGCATCACTGCACAAAGCGGCCATAGGTCAAGGGAATAATACACTGATAAGCATCCTTTGAAGAAGGCTCACAATTATCCCGCTCATAATAAACAGTGACAGGTAGTATACCTGTAATCCTCACAGTGAGAGTATCTGAGGTCACTCTCCCTTCTCAGTCTAGCCAGCATGGCTCCTCCCTCCCTTTGCAAAGCGACCAACTGTCTGTCCTCCAGAACATCCTTCATCAGAGTTCTCTGTTCTAGAATACACCTCTGTACATCCTGCCACACAGGGAGAGAAGGGTTTGAGGATAATAAGAACCAGTAGTCCATTCCAACATGTTTTCAATAATACAGTGTCGTCAAGGTTAAATCCAATACCTGCACTGTGTCAATCTTACGGCCTTCCTCTAGTTTCCTGATGGCCGTTAGTAGCAAACCTGAGGCCTCTTGGAGATCTGACATAAAAGGATGAAGTTTCTGAAAGATAAATGTTCTGATCATCAGACGTCAAAGCAGAACAACAAACAAGAGTTCTGTAGTATCTGTTAAAAGGCCGTGGCATAATATCCAGTCGAAACGTGACTAAATGTTGTGCCAGTTTTGGTGTTAGGCaggttttattatatatattttttgctgggTGTCCTCTAGGGGTCTAGTTGAAGGAGCTGCAGCCAGTCCTAGTGGCTTTAGGACAGGGTGTCCTCTAGGGGCCTACCTGATGGAGCTGCAGCCAGTCCTAGTGGCTTTAGGACATGTGTCCTCTAGGGGCCTACCTGATGAAGCTGCAGCCAGTCCTAGTGGCTTTAGGACAGGGTGTCCTCTAGGGGCCTACCTGATGGAGCTGCAGCCAGTTAATGTGGTTGTAGGGAAGGGTGCCCTCTAGGCCTGAGCTCAGCTGGCTCCCCTCCACCAGCTTGTGCAACCCCTTCAGTGAGGTCACCACAGCAATCTACTTATAGATAGAGAATGGCACAGTCAGTGACATCAGAGAGCAAGCCACCCAGAATGAATGCATTAACTGTTTCTGAAATTATAAGCCTGATGGAAATCATTAGAGGAAACCCTTGATTCAGATCTGACCTGTAGTCTAGGACATTTCTCTGTGCGATGGCAGCTCTCCTTCTCCACTAGSATCAAGACACTGTGTATTGCATGGGGAATCTGCTCCTGTAACATAATCCAAATAGGAGAAGTCACAGTAATAAATAGGTATGAGtaaatacagtagcctataacTGCAGGTAAAACTGAGCACAATCTGGGGAGTAAAGACACGAATAAACAGAGGGAAAAGTCCAGAGTCCGGGTAGGAATAAAAAAAMAATTCCCCGTTATGTCAAGATCACAATTTATTTATCTCATGATCACTACATAACAAAAGTTATTTTGTCGAGATTACAAGGATTTTCTCATGATCACGACATAGCAAAATAGGAGTGGACGTATTGTGGATGTATTGATGACAGATTGACAGTATGGCTGAGGCAGCAGAGCCCATGGTGGATCAGCGCATACGTTTATATTGATTGCTACACTAAGGGATGGTACATTTCATGCTAACATCACACTTTCATTTGTGTTTGGCGCTCATTATCAGTGTATACGTtagaatgttagcaagctaaatgTCCCTTACCTTGTGCCAAGAGCWTGTGGGGTAGCTAAGCCCTCATGAGGCTTTTAACCCCTGAACGATGTCTGACAGGCAAAGCCTGTTTGCCACCCCCaagcaacaacacagctaacttgGCTAGActtgtgagtgaatgagtgactgagtacgagctagctagttagctaggtagttCAGTTAGCTAGACTAGTTTGTTAACTATGCTGGTTGTTGGCTTGCATaactgatacagtatgtgtataattGTAAGGGACACTTAATGTTTTAtggataatatttacatttacagagTGGCTGTATCCATTCCTGACTGGCTGATCAGATTACATTCCAGCCTCAGAGCttgatcagattcaatagcatCCTCAGAGGCTATAACCCACTCTGGATTATATGCATCTGCCTATAAAGCACTTAGACAGTTAGTCTGACTGCAAGGAGCCTTAACTATAAAACAGCCTACAACGCAGCATCCTGACTTTTCAGCCTCAGAGGCTGaaattgaatctgatcagcctgtcttgaatggagctcacccacagtaaatgtaaatattatccaCAAAACAAGTGTCTCTTATAATTTGAAACATATCTGTTATGCAAGCTAACAACCAGCATAGATAGATAacatgctagcttgctagctaacaagactactgttaggatttatgtttaagcataatagcctgttagcatattggttgaagaggaatattgttttgttacacacatacacaaactatacagaggggtgtgggtgtgtaggtgaaaggactgaccaacacaggccataaaagttgtggacagtctagagaggggaggggtgcatctctctagaccaacgaggaggttagaatactggacaataccatattaggaactgttttagtgtagaatcgacagacccaagacggagctaatctacccagcaaccagatgtgYacaaaggaacgcgccaaggggccagcaaaggggggcaaagtctaaaccaagcccagcctKTACTGTGATAGGCTAACAGACGCGTTGAAACGARgtcatcacggtataagaacagctgtttacgtacttcttgccagttctctgttcatcctgcgcggtgaaacagcgaacccgtatatacgaaaattgcYtttgccattcattgtttgcggtaattaaacataattaaagaaagttaacagaccttgctttttatgtatcctgacaccggatgtgttacacgcagcgttcacactacctagctaactagctagctcacCAGACTAGCCAATTTAGCTGTGTTGTTCCTTTCATGCGATTGGCTGTGGTCTTGGGGGCCAGCACGGAGCCTGTGAGACATGCCCCAGGAGTGCATTGCGATCAATGCAGCCTCAAGGCTCCTTGATGTAGTGGTTATTGTGCATCTGAACAAATGAATGGATCATGCGTGGTACTTTTCATTATCTTGTGATCTCGACATAACAACTGAGATAAATAAGTTGTGATCTCGACATTACAAGGGAATACTTATTTAGATAGCTGCRACCCTCTTGTGGTGATGTTGTGTAGTGATGATTCCAAAATGACAAGGAAGATGCCAAGTCTTCTTACCTGAACCACCAACAAGGCCTTATTGAACTGTGGTGGAGGTGGAGTCTTCCGAGCATCAATAACTAGTGTCATTCCAAGTTCTCTTAGTTCTCGCCTAGAAATTATAAAGATGAAAACAATGAATTAAGAATACAATCCAATGGTTCAGGCTACATAAGAGAGGGACCAGCCCAGGGGGTATCATACATACCTGATTACGGAGTGGAGGTAGAGCAGAAGTTTGCTGAGTTCCAGACTAGACACTAAAGGAGATCTCCATCCTTCCTTGTCTCCGTAGACCTCAACCACCAACCGACCTGTCCTGTCTCTGCCACCTGAGTATGGGAGAGGGGAACATGAGGATCTGATACACTTTCCTTGGACAGATATCATACACCTCTGTCTCTGAGGCAAACCATGTAAGGGGGTTTTCCATACCAGTTAGACATGCGACTCCCATCTGGAGATGGTGAGTGCTGGGTTCTGCTGAGGCTGGTAACAGGACCTTAGAACTGGGCACAGCATAGTGACCCAGGGGCTGCTGGGTAATTTCAAGTGGAGGGGTCTGGTGTCCGTTTGTAACGGGTATGGAGGGTTGGCCAGCCTGGGAGACATCTTTAGGAAGGAGGGATCATACAGAGGYATGTGATATATTTAATATACTACAGAATAACAGCAACATGCCATGCTGTAGACCTCTTACCTTGGTTGGGCAGTCTCCGCCTGTTCATCTTTGGGGAAACCAGTCCAAAAGCTGTGGTGTTTTTACATTTCACTACATGTAAGCTGGGAATCATCTTTGTAGTGAAGTCAATGTCCCTACTTTTTCTTCCTTGTATCACAACTTCACACTTCTCTGATATGTCCACAATAGTGGTcgacagagaggagggacatCTCCCATCATCCTCTATGGTGTCATTCAGGCCTTGTAAAATTCCACTGGATTTGGTAGTCATTTCTGTAGACTCCCTAGTGCCACATAGGCCTTGCAAAACTCTACTGGATATAGTCTTACTTTCTCCAGACTTCCAACAGGGAACCGTGCTAACAGGGGGAGTCTGGTCATGGTGACCTGGGTCTGGATAGTAGCACTGCTGGGAGGGACCAGGACATAATTCTTTACCCTCTGGTCCCAGCCTCCCCTCACATGGACTAGCCTTCTCCAGAACCGCCAGTGTATTTAGTCTATTGTCTCTCTCAATGGTAACAGGGTTCTGCAGTGCTGAATGGTAAGACTCTCTGTACCGGCACCTGATCTCCTCTGCTTTGGACACCTGGCCCATTCTCCTCCTCATGCAAGGGGTGCAGGGGGGGTCTTCGGGGAGTCGGACGGTTCGGCCACAGTGTAACGGTTCCCTGAGGGGCCGGTGGGGGGCTGGAGCCAAGGCCGGGGGCGGGGGCAGGGCTGGAGCCGGAGGAACACCAGGCCTGTTGAGGGTGACAAGCCTAAATATGGGTGCTCtggggtgtgtgtgactgtgagccCCACTGAGCAACGCTTCTTTCTGCTTAGTGAACTCCACCAAGTCTATGTATTCCCCCTCAACTTCAGAGGTGTTGTTGCTGCGGCTGTCCCATGTGTTGGGAGACACCCAGCCAATGGGCTTAGCCACAGGCCTATCCTGATCCACCTTAACCAGCCTGGAGCAGTTACTGTCCACCAGACACAGTGACACTGCAATGCCATGTTTAGCAGGAGAGATCCTAGTCTCCACAGAGTACCCAGAGGCAGGGGGAGGCAGCGCCAACGAGGGCCCTGGCCTTGCCACTTTCTCCTGTTGAGTAGCAGCAGGGTTAGGAGATGACAAGGCCATAGTTCTGGGTTTATCCACAAACTCAGGTAGAGCCACCTGTGCCCATGGCACCTTCACCATGCCCTGGTCTGTGGAGAGGATACAGTGGCTGAGAAGGGTGCCATGGCGGCCATGGTTGAGCTCCCCCAGCCAGTCCTCAGTGAAGATGCAGGGGTAGGAGGTCTCAGGGATGGGTGTCTCCTCTACCTCCCGaccctgtccctcctcctcccccagcaggctccggaccacAATGCGGGCGGACTGTTCAGAGAAGGGTGCCACCTGCAGGTAGAAGTCCCCTGGGCGCAGCAATAGGGGGTTGATGGAGGCAAGCTGGATCACCACCTTCTCATGCAGACACAGAGGCCAGCCCTCACAGCGGAACACCACATCAGAGTACTGGGCCTGACGGGAAAAATGACAGACATTTCTTTACCATTTAATTTGTCTTTACACTTAGCATTACTTTGCAAGCTTTGTAATTGAGGTAACTTTGTTTTGTATAGGTGGTCTTTATTTTAGCCTATTTGCCTTATATAATGTGTATGGTGAACTGTTATGTATTTTTTGTATAGCATCTGTGTTGATGTGTATAGCTCTGAGGCTGTTGACTCACACAGGCAGCCTGCTGAACACTCTCAAGGATGTGTTTGGCTGTAATGAGGAAGTCCAGCAGACACTTGAGTGCATCTCCTTGGTAACGTTCCTCTATGACCTGGAAGAGCTGGCTCAGGACGGTGGGGGCTGTGGCCTCGAAGGGAGGGTAGAGGACTGAGAGGGTGTTCTGGATGGACCTGTCTAGAGACTCAGGGTTCTATTAACATAAGAGACAGGCCTGAGGTCAGCACAAACATAAGTAaaatattcaaatgtttttttgggccCAAGAAAATATGGAGATAAAGATTAGATACAGACAGGAGTTGTTTTTCACATACATAGGCTGCGGTACATTTGTATCACATATCGAATTTTGAACATCTAAAAGCATTTCTGCATTCCTTTAAAAAAAGCTTAATTGACATCCATAAGGtcataaaacacacaaacaccattgtCTGCTATCCTTTGTTCCTGGCATCCCTTAGTATGTTTCCAGTAAGACCTCAGACCTCAGACCTTTTTCCTTCTTCCTTCATACAGAACAATCCATAACCGTTCACCAGAGACAGATGTTGACAAGGACAAAGTTGCTGTGGATGTCAGGGGGGCTACAGTATCACATGAGATATTTGAGCAGCATAAGCAGCATATCGGCAGATACCAAGCATCCATAAACAGACTGGGGGTCTCTGCTAGAGGAGAGGCCTGGTTTATGGTTTCACATTCTCTTTGACCTCCTCCGTGGTGGCCCATCAACCACTTTTAGGCCCTGCTTAATTTAGCTTTGTGAAAGCCATGCGTCTGCGGTGGGAGGTAAATGTATATGTGAATGTTTCTTGTCTCAATGGAGAGTCTCTGTAGGAGGAAACATGGTTCTATGGTCCCTGGTGCAATGTGGTTACCATGCCTTGCCAAGCTACGTAGACTGATTTCAATATAATTGCAGGGATATTATGACTGGCAAATGTTACTAGACACCACCCTCTTTATTGTTCAATTATATTTCAACAGATTGTGAATTAGAATAAATTTACACAATAGAGTTATGAAGCCATTTTATCAACAATACACATTTTCCTCAATGGGAAAATCAGTTGCCTACTTGCTCATAGTGATGAGTTTGTTTTGAATGGAGAAATACCACTGTGATGATTCCACAGATCATTCCACAGAACTCAGTGTATACCAGCTCTGgtgtggagatggagggagagtctGGGCATATCAGGTCGTGATCAGAATGATCCCTTTGGACCTTGTCTGGCTGACTAGCCTACTTCCTTTAAAGCTCTCAGTTATTACTCCATCTACTAGTCTATGTTGGACAGGAGAAAAACCTAACCTTTGTCGTTTGTTGTTATCAGACTGGCCGGTATTGCCCGGAGTTCGTTCGCCAGGGGAGGCATCTCCTGCCTCTCTACCCCCATCCGATAGCAGAGTCAAAGGAAcacagcaagaggagcatggCAATCAACGATGGTCGCATGTCACGAGCCGTGGAAGCCGAAGGCAGCGGCCTCCCGCAAAGCAGTATACACTCCCAACGAGAGGCCTGGAGCGGATACAAACAACAAATAGTTTCACCGCCCTGGAGCCTGATCTTTCTGCACCTTGGTCGCTGAGGGTACCTGTGTCTGCGGCCGCAGTACTTACTCCTACTCCTTCCCCTATGATTTCAAAGTCGACGTCGGCAACCTTCCATCCCTGCTCTGGATCGAGCGaggcttctccatctgtcggaggcctgcaCCAGGCGCCGGGAGCTACGGGGCTCAAGTTATCCTGCCTCTTGCCCGTCCTTAAAGGGTTCTCAGAATCCTGTGAAGCATGGGAGTGGGCAGATTTCCTCGTCCTTCTTGCCAGCCCagattttgggcagctccatggtaagaaatgtgactgttcctggtgcaaaaacaatgtcctatcctGGAGCTGgagtaaatgacattactaagctgctccagACTGTACTACGCCAGGACATGGACATTGATTCTATcatagtccatgtgggttttaatgacattatgaagggcagctctgaacagttgaaactggatatcaaagagctgattgactctctgctagacactaataaaatagccatcatatctggccctgtgccctctatGAATTGTGGCATTGAACACTTTAGCASgtttctttctcttcacaactggctaRgtgattattgcagctcaatgggtgtaacttttgttgacaattttgataccttttggaaacagaacacgttttataaggaggatgggatccacccaaatcatttgggttcctggatcctttcagaGCATTATAAGGCTgggttgagacaatgacttatcaatgacccaagcccagctcagttaatccctaccattgtgtcgctgagtcatCGTAACGCTTTAGCAAATGtacatgtaatgtaatgtatgtccctctaactgccctgcatgcctctgctgatcctacagctattgtatgcagcaatcatgtgcctatgatccagatttatgctgttagcactgaggctgTGTGWcctagtaggaagtccactgtgagcagctcaccctgcactaacataaataacatgagcatgtctacttctgataagcttcccagtaaagcaatgaaaacaaacaagcatccaagaaaagtgctcaaaatagcccacgttaacatatgtagcttaagaaacaaggttcatgaaattaatCACTTGCTTGTAACCTATGACATTCatactcaagaaaaagcttccctgtaaccagtgcctgcaatctggttcaggttatcagtcaacctaccagggtagttacaaacagcacaggaataaaatcatcaacatgtattgatcacatatttACTAATGCTGAATAAATGTGCTTGAacgcagtatccagatccatcggatgtagtgatcacaatatagtagccatatctaggaaaaccaaagttccaaaggctgggcctaatatagtgtataagaggtcatacaatacgttttgtagtgattcctatgttgttgatgtaaagaatatttgttggtccatggtgtgtaatgaggagcaaacagatgtTGCACTTGACACAWttatgaaattgcttatcccagttactaataaacatMCACCCATTAAGAAAACYactgtaaaaactgttaaatccccgtggattgatgaggaattgaaaaattggtTGGTTGAGAGGGATAAGGCAAAATGAAGGGCAAATAYgtctggctgcacaaccgattggcaaacatacagagaaatcatgtgactgaactgaaaataataataagaaaKtacactatgaaacaaagataaattacaaaGAATGATAMTAAAAAGCTTAGGAGcaccttcaattacattttgggaaaaaaggcaaactcaactTTATCAttaattgaatcagatggctcattcatcacaaaaccgactgatattgATATAACTACttaatgattttttaattgggaaagattagcaaacttaggcatgacatgccagcaacaaacactgacactacatatcaagtatatctgaccaaattatgaaagacaaacattTTAATTTWgaattctgtaaagtgagtgtagatgaggtgaaaaaatgattgttgtctatcaacaatgacaagccacctgggtctgataACTTGATTGGAAAATTACTGAgaataatagcggacgatattaccactcctatttgccattaTTTTWTTTTTTTAAGCCtcctagaaagtgtgtgccctcaggcctggagggaagcaaaaatcattccgctacctaagaatagtaaagccccctttactggctcaaatagccgaccaatcagcctgttaccaacccttagtaaagttttgtaaaaaaattgtgtttgaccagatacaatgctgttatacagtaaacaaattaaccacagactttcagcacgcttatacggaaggacattcaacaagcacagcacttacacaaattagtgatgattggctgagagaaattgatgataaaatgattgtgggggctgttttgttagacttcagtgtggttttgacattatcgatcagagtctgcagctggaaaaaagtatgtgttatggctttacaccccctgctatattgtggataaaaagTTACCTGTCTAATTCcctagggcagctgtctaggccccttaatttcttcaatctttactaacgacatgccactggctttgagtaaagccagtgtgtctatgtaggCAGATGActaaacactatacacgtcagctactacagcgactgaaatgactgcaacgctTAACCTCTAKGGGATCGGTGTCTttcccgcgggacggttgagctaatgtaagCTAATGTGATGAGCATGAGGatgtaaataacaacaacaaaaaatcccaggacacaggcatatctgatatgggcagaaagcttaaattcttgttaatctaactgcactgtccaatttacagtagctattacaatgaaagaataccatgctattgtttgaaa contains:
- the LOC111966573 gene encoding pleckstrin homology domain-containing family G member 4B isoform X1 yields the protein MNPESLDRSIQNTLSVLYPPFEATAPTVLSQLFQVIEERYQGDALKCLLDFLITAKHILESVQQAACAQYSDVVFRCEGWPLCLHEKVVIQLASINPLLLRPGDFYLQVAPFSEQSARIVVRSLLGEEEGQGREVEETPIPETSYPCIFTEDWLGELNHGRHGTLLSHCILSTDQGMVKVPWAQVALPEFVDKPRTMALSSPNPAATQQEKVARPGPSLALPPPASGYSVETRISPAKHGIAVSLCLVDSNCSRLVKVDQDRPVAKPIGWVSPNTWDSRSNNTSEVEGEYIDLVEFTKQKEALLSGAHSHTHPRAPIFRLVTLNRPGVPPAPALPPPPALAPAPHRPLREPLHCGRTVRLPEDPPCTPCMRRRMGQVSKAEEIRCRYRESYHSALQNPVTIERDNRLNTLAVLEKASPCEGRLGPEGKELCPGPSQQCYYPDPGHHDQTPPVSTVPCWKSGESKTISSRVLQGLCGTRESTEMTTKSSGILQGLNDTIEDDGRCPSSLSTTIVDISEKCEVVIQGRKSRDIDFTTKMIPSLHVVKCKNTTAFGLVSPKMNRRRLPNQDVSQAGQPSIPVTNGHQTPPLEITQQPLGHYAVPSSKVLLPASAEPSTHHLQMGVACLTGGRDRTGRLVVEVYGDKEGWRSPLVSSLELSKLLLYLHSVIRRELRELGMTLVIDARKTPPPPQFNKALLVVQEQIPHAIHSVLXLVEKESCHRTEKCPRLQIAVVTSLKGLHKLVEGSQLSSGLEGTLPYNHINWLQLHQKLHPFMSDLQEASGLLLTAIRKLEEGRKIDTVQDVQRCILEQRTLMKDVLEDRQLVALQREGGAMLARLRRESDLRYSHCEDYSDAVDSVTCMYNHVEEQAHVLVHRSNMSLEHLEYLLQLREMEGHFSKIREWFDAEGERRLLEAESVEDSRERVEQTLRSFSAFLTKANEQKHKAMALVTEAEKIQGPSPYPETEVFRTMVCTFKSGLADFLSRAEKCCSELETMVTVCNFCEQATELAKDCRQYLDQVVRRPETDDVSTLQMYQESFVQFSSELFQEVKAQACALRGSRGMRVWNVAWLKCQEVRQQLEERLQDVERALRNTGPWHEQLRAGEDEALVHTVTHHDGALVLPRPGPPHWYNPPSGSMMGRYHGALESRNNSVTCCNINFKPENNRPCKRSKTTTMPASPHIRSIRRAEREXRGREACHSHTVGCEWFPWQRGGLGRSMSEDSCATATSSQSESCVQTPSCSHGKPSCRILQAAQKFQISRHGSFCSEESCSVQEGAERTSSRNTSPSVRRCEGTTSLASSEEKAGNIMKLQRIMAELLLTEREYVRSLGYILTHYLPLLERPDVPQDLRGKRGVIFGNLEKLYDFHGHFFLRELDACQTEPLQVARCFLRHRDSLGLYALYSKNKPQSDALILHHRPDIFKRKQQELGDHMDLSSYLLRPIQRISKYSLLLQDMLGMCGPQRDREELQAAADVVRFQMRHGNDLLTMDAIQDCDVNLKEQGQLIRQDEFIVFFRKKKCSRRIFLFQDLILFSKTKKTNVGNDVYIYKQSFKTSDIGMTHNSGESGFCFEIWFRRRKFQDTYTLKADRAEVKSAWTRDLEQILWEQAAYSRELRIQERVFMGTGRKPFMDIQPNEAAICDRAVNWDRAGVGDRAAKCVLLGRAPVPSFPQTDLECLRPNSIGSGSSVSTSCSHSSSSSGRGSLPPVGYPGNQIQGGKTNHIVYSSPETVTVTEDDLNNHHNHQKQNLHLLMDSMESSGESGSVFSSSECSCLSAIGGEVEDSSSVTSQSSQSCVTQRTAAPNLRKNSSPATIRKKPSIAPKPPXLAAPQSLQKGKEMVAIGKSTEV